From the genome of Bacillota bacterium, one region includes:
- the rbsC gene encoding ribose ABC transporter permease (functions to transport ribose at high affinity; forms a complex with RbsA2C2B): MYVLSSLFATLGGLALAARMYSGDPTAGNPFTMTSVAAVLI; the protein is encoded by the coding sequence TGAGCTCGTTGTTCGCCACCTTGGGCGGGCTGGCGCTGGCCGCGCGGATGTATTCGGGCGATCCGACGGCGGGGAATCCGTTCACCATGACGTCGGTGGCCGCCGTGCTCATCG